From the Kitasatospora viridis genome, one window contains:
- a CDS encoding type II secretion system F family protein — translation MLLFALCGLLVAGGLVALAAGLRGSTAPEHAEPGRLALRLRLLWYGSTGTPDPGMLRRRRIQGALSLIAAPLAWLFSGIPLTALLVPALVFGLPWLFGATRIDQRHIRRLEGLAEWTQRLSDVLLLGTGLQQALITSRRTAPAALQGEIDDLAARLQSRWRAEDALRAFADALADATADKVLAALVLRSGDSGPGLSRALADLADSLRDEVRQRRAIEADRSKHRTTIRWLVCIILFVIVVGSFNSRYTAPYSTTQGQLVLFVLALLFVGVIAWMRSMAAFKPLPRLLEADRRSQVGRPQVAEAGPQAAAEPVGEVR, via the coding sequence ATGCTGCTCTTCGCCCTGTGCGGACTGCTGGTCGCGGGCGGCCTGGTCGCGCTGGCGGCCGGACTGCGCGGCTCCACCGCACCCGAGCACGCCGAGCCGGGCCGGCTCGCGCTGCGGCTGCGGCTGCTCTGGTACGGCTCGACCGGCACGCCCGACCCCGGCATGCTGCGCCGCCGCCGGATCCAGGGCGCGCTCTCGCTGATCGCCGCCCCGCTGGCCTGGCTGTTCAGCGGGATCCCGCTGACCGCGCTGCTGGTCCCGGCGCTGGTCTTCGGCCTGCCCTGGCTGTTCGGCGCGACCCGGATCGACCAGCGCCACATCCGGCGACTGGAGGGCCTGGCCGAGTGGACCCAGCGGCTCTCCGACGTGCTGCTGCTCGGCACCGGCCTCCAGCAGGCACTGATCACCAGCCGCCGCACCGCGCCGGCCGCGCTGCAGGGCGAGATCGACGACCTGGCGGCCAGGCTGCAGTCCCGCTGGCGGGCCGAGGACGCGCTGCGCGCCTTCGCCGACGCCCTCGCCGACGCCACCGCCGACAAGGTGCTGGCCGCGCTGGTGCTGCGCTCCGGCGACAGCGGGCCCGGCCTGTCCCGGGCGCTGGCCGACCTGGCCGACTCGCTGCGCGACGAGGTGCGCCAGCGCCGGGCGATCGAGGCGGACCGGTCCAAGCACCGCACCACCATCCGCTGGCTGGTCTGCATCATCCTGTTCGTCATCGTGGTCGGCTCGTTCAACTCCCGCTACACCGCGCCCTACAGCACGACCCAGGGCCAACTGGTGCTGTTCGTCCTGGCGTTGCTCTTCGTCGGGGTGATCGCCTGGATGCGCTCGATGGCCGCGTTCAAGCCGCTGCCGCGGCTGCTGGAGGCGGACCGGCGCAGCCAGGTCGGCCGGCCGCAGGTCGCCGAGGCTGGGCCGCAGGCCGCGGCCGAGCCGGTTGGGGAGGTCCGATGA
- a CDS encoding type II secretion system F family protein, producing MISPWAILAGCVAAAGLALLIAELRPAPPDLGQTLDRLHRPAEPVRANAEPVDEKWYDRLGGRALGVLGVRLPVQSLALIGRTPARFMAHKLLFGLIGLMLPAYLTAMLVALGYPPPVALPVVVSLGLAVLGWLLPDGIVQGEAKEARTEYLHAISAYLELVALERAADHGPAEAMRRAAAVGRGAVFRRIQDALERAATDRMPPWEGLEALSGELGLTQLQDVADIMRLSGADGAAVYDTLRARAKGLRDELLADDLARAGATSEQMVAPGAALTLLMTILIVYPALYQMLHVF from the coding sequence ATGATCTCGCCCTGGGCGATCCTGGCCGGCTGCGTGGCGGCCGCCGGCCTGGCCCTGCTGATCGCCGAACTCCGGCCCGCGCCACCGGACCTGGGCCAGACCCTGGACCGCCTGCACCGGCCCGCGGAGCCCGTCCGGGCGAACGCCGAGCCGGTGGACGAGAAGTGGTACGACCGGCTCGGCGGTCGGGCGCTCGGCGTGCTCGGCGTCCGGCTGCCGGTCCAGTCGCTGGCCCTGATCGGCCGCACCCCGGCCCGGTTCATGGCGCACAAGCTGCTCTTCGGGCTGATCGGCCTGATGCTCCCGGCCTACCTGACCGCGATGCTCGTCGCCCTGGGCTACCCGCCGCCGGTGGCCCTGCCGGTGGTGGTCAGCCTGGGCCTGGCCGTGCTGGGCTGGCTGCTGCCGGACGGCATCGTGCAGGGCGAGGCCAAGGAGGCCCGGACGGAGTACCTGCACGCGATCTCCGCCTACCTCGAACTCGTCGCACTGGAGCGGGCCGCCGACCACGGTCCGGCCGAGGCGATGCGCCGGGCCGCCGCCGTCGGCCGGGGCGCCGTCTTCCGGCGGATCCAGGACGCCCTGGAGCGGGCCGCCACCGACCGGATGCCGCCCTGGGAGGGCCTGGAGGCGCTCTCCGGCGAGCTCGGCCTGACCCAACTCCAGGACGTGGCCGACATCATGCGGCTCTCCGGGGCCGACGGCGCCGCCGTCTACGACACCCTGCGGGCCCGCGCCAAGGGCCTGCGGGACGAGCTGCTCGCCGACGACCTGGCCAGGGCCGGCGCGACCAGCGAGCAGATGGTGGCGCCCGGCGCGGCGCTCACCCTGCTGATGACCATCCTGATCGTCTATCCCGCGCTCTACCAGATGCTCCATGTCTTCTGA
- a CDS encoding TadE/TadG family type IV pilus assembly protein, which produces MTVSQPAARDRGSLAIEAALVVPVVIGLLVLMVAAGRAEQTAGTVQEAARAGARAASLAKRGDEASAAADAVKQVLGQNRVDCQGMPPPTVTIEQLSTQPPLSDVRVDVICTVPVNDLSPVWVPGGLTMQGTFRSVIDQYRST; this is translated from the coding sequence GTGACCGTCAGTCAGCCGGCCGCTCGCGACCGGGGCAGCCTGGCCATCGAGGCCGCCCTGGTGGTCCCGGTGGTGATCGGCCTGCTCGTCCTGATGGTCGCCGCCGGACGGGCCGAGCAGACCGCCGGCACGGTGCAGGAGGCGGCCCGGGCCGGCGCCCGGGCCGCCTCGCTGGCCAAGCGCGGCGACGAGGCGAGCGCCGCCGCGGACGCGGTCAAGCAGGTGCTCGGCCAGAACCGGGTGGACTGCCAGGGGATGCCGCCCCCCACCGTGACGATCGAACAACTCTCCACCCAGCCACCGCTGTCCGACGTCCGGGTGGATGTCATATGCACGGTTCCGGTGAATGATCTGTCACCGGTGTGGGTACCGGGCGGGTTGACGATGCAGGGGACCTTCCGCTCCGTGATCGACCAGTACCGCTCGACGTGA
- a CDS encoding LysM peptidoglycan-binding domain-containing protein, whose amino-acid sequence MATTRPKAETRHGGSSGSRRSAPTGPARPPGRRRGPLRALPAALGALLVLALLLVGVPAALLYGTQAVASMGGVGHRSIGEVLTSPDDGRLFLWALVVIGWGAWACFACSVLLEVPAQLRGRVVRRIPAFGWSQRLAGGLVGAVIALLPVAGGAFAATAGPAHSVSAVMPQLAAAPQYAALAGAPATPALQAADPGAVQGPSYTVKDSRPADSLWSIAEHQLGSGDRWQEIAKLNAGRVMDGSGTTFDADRPIQPGWQLLMPADAKPDGAPANGPQSAPAPAPAAGGGQVTVREGDTLSAIAQRELGSSQDWPQLFDANKGVQAPDGERLTDPDMLAPGMVLTVPGAAAPAAPAAPTQTQTGQQPAQPQPAQPQPSQPQPAQSAPAQQAPAQGTPAPSAHPSAPAAHPTAHPSPGADAAPHPSGKPASAGHGTGRSQPAPHTEDPKSDYTGALAVSGIGVLLAAALIGAVAHRRGHQQRLRRPRHRIPMPSPEAAEFEAELKSRQGSTGLDLLNRSLRTLARNVSRTGKRLPPLAAVRVTGGGTVELHLAAPAVPIAPFRAAHAANVWWCAGDATDLLTAQQAARVPAPYPALVTLGTAPDGAAVLADLETVRLMHLSGHPEDARAVLRTVALELAHSPLADRLNLHLIGFPEELPVSETVADRVHRYPTLEAALSALGPRTDRARTALLAAGAAHPRDARSRGQADEAWVPDIVLSAQAPIGDVPAELGRLLDGRPRTCLAVLSRAPERGTGPVARWTLPSTGAAVLPGLHLAVQLQRLTEDQFAHWSELLATAASETQEPAPAWTYDGEEIEPADLPVPVPVLAGVASGTAPFVGGSLPDGPPESGPKLIARLIGTGTSPFASVNPAGAGMADAPSMAVALPPLPELPALTARHIANGQGRHATVEPAAEEPLTEEPATPVAPTAFGDLFPPPDAAPEAEPEADSELDSEPEPDAEPEPEPQFETDADSEPEPEPDSEPDSEPAPTHETAPAATVVPDPRTPAPAWGPEEAPTRPEPVAATPPGGVALSGRTDAEDLLAILRSPQAHAIRTTPRIRLLGPVDVLGASGPAEPAALPALTEAAAFLALYPGADPAAVERALHPGDHARPDQAGPGVLADLASWLGGEPDGRAFLRQDELDSYALAPTVTCDWDEFRSLYRRGMRSTSATADAALAHALALVRGAPFAETPPTAYGWAEAVHQDMLAAIVDTAHELAARRLQYGDHRSAEAAVFRGLAVAPDVELLHRDLFYAYASAGARDQLLKAVNRLDALSRRTGRNLDPDTVALLRDLLAGG is encoded by the coding sequence ATGGCCACCACGCGCCCCAAGGCAGAGACCCGGCACGGGGGTTCGAGCGGGAGCCGGCGCTCCGCGCCGACCGGCCCGGCGCGCCCGCCGGGCCGCCGGCGCGGGCCGCTGCGCGCGCTGCCGGCCGCGCTCGGCGCACTGCTGGTGCTCGCGCTGCTGCTGGTGGGCGTGCCCGCCGCACTGCTCTACGGCACCCAGGCGGTCGCCTCGATGGGCGGGGTCGGCCACCGCAGCATCGGCGAGGTGCTCACCTCGCCCGACGACGGCCGGCTCTTCCTCTGGGCGCTGGTGGTGATCGGCTGGGGCGCCTGGGCCTGCTTCGCCTGCTCGGTGCTGCTGGAGGTCCCGGCCCAGCTGCGCGGCCGGGTGGTCCGCCGGATCCCCGCCTTCGGCTGGAGCCAGCGGCTGGCCGGCGGCCTGGTCGGCGCGGTGATCGCGCTGCTCCCGGTGGCCGGCGGGGCGTTCGCCGCCACGGCCGGCCCGGCGCACTCGGTCAGTGCCGTCATGCCGCAGCTCGCCGCCGCCCCGCAGTACGCGGCGCTGGCCGGCGCCCCCGCCACCCCCGCGCTCCAGGCCGCCGACCCCGGCGCCGTCCAGGGCCCCAGCTACACCGTCAAGGACAGCCGGCCGGCCGACAGCCTCTGGTCCATCGCCGAGCACCAACTCGGCTCCGGTGACCGCTGGCAGGAGATCGCCAAGCTCAACGCGGGCCGGGTGATGGACGGTTCGGGCACCACCTTCGACGCCGACCGGCCGATCCAGCCCGGCTGGCAGCTGCTGATGCCGGCCGACGCGAAGCCGGACGGCGCACCGGCGAACGGCCCGCAGTCCGCGCCCGCGCCCGCCCCGGCGGCGGGCGGCGGCCAGGTGACCGTGCGCGAGGGCGACACGCTCTCCGCCATCGCCCAGCGGGAGCTGGGCAGTTCGCAGGACTGGCCGCAGCTCTTCGACGCCAACAAGGGGGTCCAGGCACCCGACGGCGAGCGGCTGACCGACCCGGACATGCTGGCGCCCGGCATGGTGCTGACCGTCCCCGGGGCCGCCGCACCCGCCGCCCCGGCGGCGCCGACCCAGACCCAGACGGGCCAGCAGCCCGCCCAGCCGCAGCCCGCCCAACCACAGCCTTCCCAGCCGCAGCCCGCGCAGTCGGCGCCCGCGCAGCAGGCGCCCGCCCAGGGCACGCCCGCGCCCTCCGCCCACCCCTCCGCGCCCGCCGCGCACCCCACCGCCCACCCCTCGCCCGGCGCCGATGCGGCACCGCACCCCAGCGGGAAGCCCGCCTCGGCGGGCCACGGCACCGGCCGCTCCCAGCCCGCCCCGCACACCGAGGACCCGAAGAGCGACTACACCGGCGCGCTCGCCGTCTCCGGCATCGGCGTGCTGCTCGCCGCCGCGCTGATCGGCGCCGTCGCGCACCGCCGCGGCCACCAGCAGCGCCTGCGCCGCCCCCGGCACCGGATCCCGATGCCCAGCCCCGAGGCCGCCGAGTTCGAGGCCGAGCTGAAGTCCCGTCAGGGCAGCACCGGCCTCGACCTGCTCAACCGCTCGCTGCGCACCCTCGCCCGCAACGTCAGCCGGACCGGCAAGCGGCTGCCCCCGCTGGCCGCCGTGCGGGTGACCGGCGGCGGCACCGTCGAACTGCACCTGGCCGCGCCCGCCGTACCGATCGCCCCGTTCCGCGCCGCGCACGCCGCCAACGTCTGGTGGTGCGCCGGCGACGCCACGGACCTGCTGACCGCCCAGCAGGCCGCCAGGGTCCCGGCGCCCTACCCCGCCCTGGTCACCCTGGGCACCGCGCCCGACGGCGCCGCCGTGCTGGCCGACCTGGAGACGGTGCGGCTGATGCACCTCTCCGGCCACCCCGAGGACGCCCGCGCCGTGCTGCGCACCGTCGCGCTGGAGCTCGCCCACAGCCCGCTGGCCGACCGGCTCAACCTGCACCTGATCGGCTTCCCCGAGGAACTGCCGGTCTCCGAGACGGTGGCCGACCGGGTGCACCGCTACCCGACCCTGGAGGCCGCGCTCTCCGCCCTCGGCCCGCGCACCGACCGGGCCCGCACCGCGCTGCTGGCGGCCGGCGCCGCCCACCCGCGCGACGCCCGCAGCCGGGGCCAGGCCGACGAGGCCTGGGTGCCGGACATCGTGCTCTCCGCCCAGGCGCCGATCGGCGACGTGCCGGCCGAGCTGGGCCGGCTGCTGGACGGCCGGCCGCGCACCTGCCTGGCCGTGCTCTCCCGCGCCCCCGAGCGCGGCACCGGCCCGGTGGCCCGCTGGACCCTGCCCAGCACCGGCGCCGCCGTGCTGCCCGGCCTGCACCTGGCCGTGCAGCTGCAACGGCTGACCGAGGACCAGTTCGCGCACTGGAGCGAGCTGCTCGCCACGGCCGCCTCCGAGACCCAGGAGCCGGCACCCGCCTGGACCTACGACGGCGAGGAGATCGAGCCCGCCGACCTCCCGGTGCCGGTCCCGGTGCTGGCGGGCGTGGCGAGCGGCACCGCGCCGTTCGTCGGCGGTTCGCTGCCGGACGGGCCGCCGGAGTCCGGGCCGAAGCTGATCGCCCGTCTGATCGGCACCGGGACCAGCCCGTTCGCGTCGGTGAACCCGGCGGGGGCGGGCATGGCCGACGCGCCCTCGATGGCGGTCGCGCTGCCGCCGCTGCCGGAGCTGCCGGCCTTGACGGCACGTCACATCGCCAACGGTCAGGGGCGGCACGCGACCGTCGAGCCGGCCGCCGAGGAGCCGCTCACCGAGGAGCCGGCGACGCCGGTGGCGCCGACGGCGTTCGGGGACCTGTTCCCGCCGCCGGACGCCGCACCCGAAGCCGAACCCGAAGCCGACTCCGAGCTCGACTCCGAGCCTGAACCCGACGCTGAACCCGAGCCCGAGCCGCAGTTCGAGACCGACGCCGACTCTGAACCCGAGCCCGAGCCCGACTCCGAGCCCGACTCCGAGCCCGCGCCCACCCACGAGACCGCGCCCGCCGCCACCGTCGTCCCCGACCCGCGCACCCCGGCCCCAGCCTGGGGGCCGGAGGAGGCCCCCACCCGCCCGGAGCCGGTCGCGGCCACCCCGCCCGGCGGCGTCGCGCTGAGCGGCCGCACCGACGCCGAGGACCTGCTCGCCATCCTCCGCTCCCCGCAGGCGCACGCCATCCGCACCACCCCGCGGATCCGGCTGCTCGGGCCGGTCGACGTGCTGGGCGCGAGCGGGCCGGCCGAGCCGGCGGCGCTGCCGGCCCTCACCGAGGCGGCCGCCTTCCTGGCCCTGTACCCGGGCGCCGACCCGGCCGCCGTGGAGCGGGCGCTGCACCCGGGCGACCACGCCCGCCCGGACCAGGCCGGCCCCGGCGTGCTGGCCGACCTCGCGAGCTGGCTGGGCGGCGAGCCGGACGGGCGCGCCTTCCTGCGCCAGGACGAGCTGGACAGCTACGCCCTCGCACCCACCGTCACCTGCGACTGGGACGAGTTCCGCAGCCTCTACCGGCGCGGCATGCGCAGCACCAGCGCCACCGCCGACGCGGCACTCGCACACGCCCTCGCCCTGGTCCGCGGCGCCCCGTTCGCCGAGACGCCGCCCACCGCCTACGGCTGGGCCGAGGCGGTGCACCAGGACATGCTCGCCGCGATCGTCGACACCGCCCACGAACTCGCCGCCCGCCGCCTCCAGTACGGCGACCACCGCAGCGCCGAGGCCGCCGTCTTCCGCGGCCTCGCGGTCGCCCCCGACGTCGAACTCCTGCACCGCGACCTGTTCTACGCCTACGCCTCGGCCGGCGCCCGCGACCAACTGCTCAAGGCCGTCAACCGCCTGGACGCCCTCAGCCGCCGCACCGGCCGCAACCTCGACCCGGACACAGTGGCACTGCTGCGCGACCTGCTCGCGGGCGGCTGA
- a CDS encoding TadE/TadG family type IV pilus assembly protein — protein MLSISFAMVFPMVIVLVLLVVQAALIWYSDNVALTAARVGADAARVYGTTDNTPGKSRAEAFLAPFAALVRPEVRVPDRQKGDTTVTVTVTVHPLFVLPGELTFSETAQAPLERYNP, from the coding sequence GTGCTGAGCATCAGCTTCGCGATGGTCTTCCCGATGGTCATCGTCCTGGTGCTGCTGGTGGTCCAGGCCGCGTTGATCTGGTACTCGGACAACGTGGCCCTGACCGCGGCCCGGGTGGGGGCCGACGCCGCCCGGGTCTACGGCACCACCGACAACACGCCCGGCAAGTCCCGGGCCGAGGCCTTCCTGGCGCCGTTCGCGGCCCTGGTCCGGCCGGAGGTCCGGGTGCCGGACCGGCAGAAGGGCGACACCACCGTCACCGTCACCGTGACGGTGCACCCGCTCTTCGTCCTGCCGGGTGAACTCACCTTCTCCGAAACCGCGCAGGCCCCGTTGGAGAGGTACAACCCGTGA